In a single window of the Drosophila subpulchrella strain 33 F10 #4 breed RU33 chromosome X, RU_Dsub_v1.1 Primary Assembly, whole genome shotgun sequence genome:
- the LOC119557203 gene encoding uncharacterized protein LOC119557203, which produces MSIIEHPGAVARRARPRRYTLGELNRMFRDAALTRFFGQMVLCRDPRLCALSLALGLVVLDFLARHTLPQLLGMVCWMLLYHGLMYSVLRRYVRFLPYEELIVSRINLSWSRDLGIRMASNLAHFINRCVVTAQFLLFGPDIVSSLLLGLVLLEVRSILYWIKFSSLLKIAYIMAFTLPKLWEALLLYLVDVHPFGIYLLVQLLPYLLSKEFIFGLLEELAMEVDLYSAQYFELETEEMPEETDNGRPKKGGEIKWESRIEGQCNNPVRG; this is translated from the exons ATGAGCATAATCGAGCATCCAGGGGCGGTGGCAAGGAGGGCGCGCCCGCGAAGATATACGTTGGGCGAGTTAAACCGGATGTTCAGGGACGCAGCCCTGACCCGGTTCTTTGGCCAGATGGTGCTCTGCCGCGATCCCAGGCTCTGTGCCCTCTCGCTGGCTCTGGGACTCGTGGTCCTCGACTTCCTGGCCCGGCACACGCTGCCCCAGCTGCTGGGCATGGTCTGCTGGATGCTCCTGTACCATGGATTGATGTACAGCGTCCTGCGGCGGTATGTCCGCTTTCTGCCCTACGAGGAACTCATCGTTAGCCGGATCAACTTGTCCTGGTCCAGGGACCTGGGCATCCGCATGGCCAGCAACCTGGCCCACTTCATCAACCGCTGCGTGGTCACCGCCCAGTTCCTGCTCTTCGGACCGGACATCGTCTCCAGCCTCCTGCTGGGACTCGTCCTGCTGGAAGTGCGCTCCATCCTCTACTGGATAAAGTTCTCCTCGCTGCTCAAGATCG CCTACATTATGGCATTTACCCTACCGAAACTGTGGGAGGCCTTGCTTCTCTATCTGGTGGACGTACATCCTTTTGGGATTTATCTACTGGTCCAGCTACTGCCGTACCTCTTAAGCAAGGAATTCATCTTCGGGCTCCTCGAGGAGTTGGCCATGGAAGTGGACCTGTACAGTGCACAGTACTTCGAGCTGGAAACGGAGGAAATGCCGGAGGAAACTGACAATGGGAGGCCGAAAAAAGGTGGGGAAATCAAATGGGAATCGCGGATCGAAGGACAATGCAATAATCCAGTTCGGGGCTAA